A stretch of DNA from Synechococcus sp. MU1617:
CGGATGCAGCGGCCCGGACACTGTCGTCCTGCCCGGCCCCGGCGCTGCTCTGCACTGGCCAGGCTGGAGACCACCGTCTCCAGGCCCTCCATGCGGGTGTTGGGGTCATAGCGCAGTTGACGGCTGAGGCCACTGTCAATCACCAGGCGAACTCCATCGATGGTGAGGGAGCTCTCGGCAATGGCGCTGGCCAGGATGATGCTTCCGTCCTGGTTGGGTTCGCAGCGCTGCAGGGCTGAACTCTGCTGCTGCAAGGGCAGTTGACCATGCAGCGCCTGAATCTTCCAGTTCTGCAGGGAAGGGGCGGCCGTCAGGGTCTGCCTGCAGCGTTCAATCTCCGCTAGCCCCGGCAGGAAAACAAGAACACCGCTCCCCTGCGGTTGGTCGAGGGTGTGTTGCTCGATGGCGCGTAACACCTGCTTTGGCAGGGGTTCGTCCGGCCGTGGTGGTTGGTGGTGGGTCTCCACCGGGTAACAGCGGCCCGGGCTTTCCAGCACCGTCGCTTTGGGGAGTCGTTCCCTTAGATCGGATAGATCCAGCGTGGCCGACATCAAGATCACGGCGAGATCGGGATTCAGCAGAGGCCTCGCCTCTCGCAGCAAGGCGAGGGACAGGTCCGCATCACGCCCCCGCTCATGAAATTCATCAAAGATCACGCACCCCACCCCATCCAGCGAGGGGTCGCTCTGCAAGCGCCGCAGGAAGAGGCCGCCAGTGATCACCTCCACCTGGGTGCGCCCGGAACGCTTCTGTTCCCCGCGCACGGCATACCCGATGCGCGCACCGATCTCTTCTCCGAGGCTCGCGGCAAGGCGGGCGGCGGCAGCTTTGGTGGCCAGCCGCCGTGGCTCGATCATCCAGATTTTCTGACGGTCTTTAAGAATGCAATGGCCTTCCGTCAGGGCTCCGATCAGCGCCAGGGGAACCCGTGTGGTCTTGCCCGCCCCAGGCGGTGCCTGGAGCAGAACCGTTTGCCCTGGGCGCACCACAGAACAGATCTGCTCCAACAGGGCATCGATCGGGAACTGGCTCAAAGCGGTGTTGCCGCTCGCTTCACGGGACGAGATTCATCAGACCTAAAAGCATCAGGCTGCTGATGGCGCCGACCGCGGCCAACAGCCGCACAAGCGGGCCGATGGAAACAACAAGGGAGGCCATAAAGACTTTCTTAAAGGCCGAATTGATTCCGGTCTAGCTCCCTTGTCTGTCGCCTCGCTGCATTCATTCGCACGCCTTTACAGAATCCCCGTGCTTGATCAGCGCACGTGACGGGTCCCATCAACGGGGTGATACTCCTCTCCAGTGAGCTCCTCGAACACGATGGCCGGGAGGCCCGTCTCGAACATGGTCTGCAGCGCTTCCTTGAGATAAGGGTTCCAGCCTCCGGTGCTCACCTGGCCGTGGCGGACGGTCCAGTCCCAGGTGCCCTGAAGGTCACGGGGGATCCGGCCTTCCCGGTCACGACGGGCCACCAGATCAAGAGATTCGACAAGGCCCACGGTGATGGGCTCCTTTCCGTAGGCCGGAGTCAGGCTCAATTCCAGGCGAACCGGATCTTCTTTCATCAGCCGAAGCCGAAACCGGGGGGGCAGCTTGATGCCCTTGATGACCGCGGCAACGATGCGTGTTCTCTGATCCACTCAGGCGACCCCTGTCGACTCCAAGCGCCCAATTTATTCAGTGCCGGGTCCAGCGGCCGTCGAGGCTTCGTCATCGTCACCACCAAAGCGCACCGTCAGCAGGGCTTCTTCCGTGATGCGCCCCTCGCTGTCCAGCAGTTCTGGGTGGACGGTGACCTGGCCTGTGCGGTCGCTAGGAGCGTTGCTGGGCACGCTGTTGATCGGACCGCTGGCAGCGCGAAAACCCTTGCTCATCACGCGGAAGGCCTGCCACAACAGGGCCACGAATAGCGCTCC
This window harbors:
- a CDS encoding DUF2973 domain-containing protein, translating into MLGSMFPLIYGALFVALLWQAFRVMSKGFRAASGPINSVPSNAPSDRTGQVTVHPELLDSEGRITEEALLTVRFGGDDDEASTAAGPGTE